A genome region from Candidatus Zixiibacteriota bacterium includes the following:
- a CDS encoding DUF1573 domain-containing protein, whose amino-acid sequence MRKERFLLTAIFLILVLALAQTGLEAGKAKLQISETTWDWGRSPQNAVLSHSFWLKNVGTDTLRALNVSVA is encoded by the coding sequence ATGAGAAAAGAAAGGTTTTTGCTCACGGCGATATTTCTGATCCTTGTTCTGGCTCTAGCACAGACTGGGCTGGAAGCAGGTAAAGCAAAATTACAGATTTCTGAAACCACCTGGGATTGGGGCCGGTCGCCCCAGAATGCCGTGCTCAGCCACAGCTTCTGGTTAAAGAACGTGGGCACCGATACCCTGAGAGCGCTTAATGTCTCTGTGGCCTGA